CCTACGAGAGCTTTGTAGGCTACATGCTTGAGGGAACATTGGAGGAGATAAGGGCGCAGATAGAAGTCATGGAGGGCGCTGACAAGGAAGCCCTCATCGAGGGATTCACATCCTTTAAGGAAAGCCTGAACCACATCCTCGAGCACATAAAAGTCGGGGAGAAGTTCGAGGTCCTCCTGAACGAGGGGCCGTGGGTGGCCGAAATCCTCGACCAGCTGACGAGGAACGGCGCGATAGACTACGAGGACGGCGTTATAAAGCTCCGCGATGGGGTGGACGTCACCAAGCTCCGCTTTGAGTTCAAGTTCCCATTCAACCTCGTCCACAACCCAGAAAGCGCCGAGAAGATAGCCAAGCAGTTCGCCTTCGCCGACCTGACTATGGAATACGAGTTTGAGATACTCGAGCTTGACATGGGCAAGATAAACGCCCTCGGCAAAATCGCGAGCAGATACTTCCCGGAGGATGTTCTGCTGAGGGTTTACTTCGCGCTCGTGGGCAGGGCAATCCTCTCGAGCGAGATACTCAAGAGCCTTGGCAATGAGAAGGTGGAGCTGAGTGAGCTCGTCAAGGCCTTCGCCAGGGCGGCGCCGATAGCGATTCCAACGCCAAAGGGAACGCTCGTCATCAACTACTCCCCGGTGGCACTCGAGGAGGTGCTCCGCTTCCTCAAAAGGCTCGGCTACATTGAGATAAAGGCCGGAAAGGTCAAGAAGCTCAGGGATCTGGTCTGAGGTAGTCTATTCTTGCCTTCCCATTCTTTTCCAGCCATCTTAGGAGCTCTTGAGCGAAGGCGAACTTCTTCCCCTTGCTCTCCCATACCGGCGAGTGCTCCCTCAGGGAAGGCTTGCTCCACTTCCCAACGACGTCGCCAAAGTCAAAGCCGATCAGAACTATCTCCCTCGCGCCGAGGGCTTCCGCCAGAAAAGCCGCCCTGTCGCCGTCTGTGAAGCCGCCGAAGTTATACACGATGTCGAGGGGGTCAGTCTGACAGGTTCCGAGGATTCTGGAGAAGAACGGAACGTAGGTCGTCAGTTTGTCGATGTTGTCACCGTGGGCATGAATAGCCATGAAGGAACCCCTGTCGTTTGCTATCCTGAGGTCAGGAATCCTTCCGTCTAAGTCTGTCACGATTACGTCGGGAACCAAACCCGCATCGAGGAGTGCTGAAGTCGCACCGTCTGCCGCTATGAGCGTTCCGTCTGAGAAGTCGAACTGCTTTAGGGCATCTTCCAGGCTCGGACCGGCACCGAAGACGTAGGCCTTTTTCCTGATAATGGCTTCAAGCTCCTCCCTGAGGATGTACTCGTCGCCCTCGAGGAGAAGGGCGCGGAGGATTTGAGCCGCCCTTCTGTCACCATCAATTGAGTATCCCATCTCGCGGACTATTCTCAGGTAGAACGGCTTCCACTGCTCCCAGTTCATTTCTCTCCC
The sequence above is drawn from the Thermococcus pacificus genome and encodes:
- a CDS encoding 6-hydroxymethylpterin diphosphokinase MptE-like protein, which encodes MNWEQWKPFYLRIVREMGYSIDGDRRAAQILRALLLEGDEYILREELEAIIRKKAYVFGAGPSLEDALKQFDFSDGTLIAADGATSALLDAGLVPDVIVTDLDGRIPDLRIANDRGSFMAIHAHGDNIDKLTTYVPFFSRILGTCQTDPLDIVYNFGGFTDGDRAAFLAEALGAREIVLIGFDFGDVVGKWSKPSLREHSPVWESKGKKFAFAQELLRWLEKNGKARIDYLRPDP